The following are encoded in a window of Citrobacter freundii genomic DNA:
- a CDS encoding ABC transporter ATP-binding protein, with protein sequence MIEFSHVCKTFGQQHAVNDLNLHFREGSFSVLIGTSGSGKSTTLKMINRLVEHDSGTIRFAGDKIRSLPVLELRRRMGYAIQSIGLFPHWTVAQNIATVLQLQKWSRSRIDDRTDELMALLGLEEGLRHRYPHQLSGGQQQRVGVARALAADPQVLLMDEPFGALDPVTRNALQQEMTRIHRLLGRTIVLVTHDIDEALRLAEHLVLMDAGQVVQQGTPLSMLTAPANDFVHTFFGRSELGVRLLALRTVGDFTRRHEQLSGEPLVDEMTLRDALSIFVARGCDVLPVVDAKGGACGTLHFQDLLSPRPHRETSD encoded by the coding sequence AACAACACGCGGTCAACGATCTCAATCTGCATTTTCGCGAAGGCAGCTTTTCTGTCTTGATTGGTACGTCGGGGTCGGGGAAGTCCACTACGCTCAAAATGATTAACCGCCTGGTGGAGCATGACAGCGGGACGATTCGCTTTGCTGGCGATAAGATCCGCAGCCTGCCGGTGCTGGAATTAAGACGACGGATGGGATACGCCATTCAGTCTATTGGACTGTTTCCGCATTGGACCGTTGCACAGAACATTGCCACCGTATTGCAGCTGCAGAAATGGTCGCGTTCACGTATTGATGACCGAACAGATGAACTGATGGCGTTGCTGGGGTTGGAAGAGGGGTTGCGTCATCGTTATCCTCATCAGCTTTCCGGTGGGCAACAACAGCGGGTGGGAGTGGCGCGTGCGCTGGCCGCCGATCCCCAGGTGCTGCTGATGGATGAACCTTTTGGTGCGCTGGATCCGGTAACGCGCAACGCGTTGCAGCAGGAGATGACCCGCATTCACCGGCTGTTGGGACGCACCATTGTGCTGGTTACCCATGATATTGACGAAGCGCTGAGGCTGGCGGAACACCTGGTGCTGATGGACGCAGGTCAGGTGGTGCAACAAGGCACGCCGCTATCGATGCTCACCGCACCGGCTAACGACTTCGTACACACCTTTTTTGGCCGCAGCGAACTGGGTGTTCGGCTGCTGGCGCTGCGCACTGTCGGTGATTTTACCCGCCGCCATGAGCAGCTCAGCGGCGAGCCGCTGGTAGACGAGATGACACTGCGCGATGCGCTCTCTATTTTTGTGGCGCGGGGGTGCGACGTTCTGCCGGTGGTTGACGCAAAGGGCGGAGCCTGCGGGACGCTCCATTTTCAGGATTTACTCTCACCGAGGCCGCACCGTGAAACGTCTGACTGA